From Glycine max cultivar Williams 82 chromosome 11, Glycine_max_v4.0, whole genome shotgun sequence, the proteins below share one genomic window:
- the LOC100787202 gene encoding linoleate 13S-lipoxygenase 2-1, chloroplastic, with product MLMQQVHVSNPSSSCLILQKPCLRDITHPSFQLWSRPSSFPNQRKQKRVSYGCRSNGNKIKAVAVTEAENKSVKVKATITVQPTVGGIFSEMAIERGLDDIKDLLGQSILLELASTELDPKTKLEKETIKDYAHSKHRSAQEVKYEGEFEVPDNFGEVGAIFVTNEHHREMFIKDIVLDGFLLGPVKFTCESWVHSKYDNPAKRVFFSNKSYLPSETPEGVKRLREEELEQLRGNGQGERKSFERIYDYDVYNDLGDPDSSDDLKRPVLGGNQHPYPRRCRTGRPRCDKDPLSEKRSSTVYVPRDESFSEVKQLTFSTKTLSSGLKALVPALKTLIVDKNLGFPVFSAIDDLFDEGLYLPPLKGIRSILPRLVRHIKDIQEDILLFDPPATMNKDRFFWLRDEEFGRQTLAGLNPCCIQLVTEWPLKSKLDPEIYGPAESAITTEIVEREIRGFNTVEEAIKQKKLFILDYHDLLLPLVKDVRELEGTTLYGSRALFFLTREGTLRPLAIELTRPPMDGKPQWKEVFTPCWHSTGVWLWRLAKLHILAHDSGYHQLVSHWLRTHCATEPYILATNRQLSAMHPIYRLLHPHFRYTMEINALAREALINGDGIIESSFSPGKHSILLSSIAYDQQWQFDLQSLPKDLISRGMAVEDPTAPHGLKLIIEDYPYANDGLVLWDALKTWFTEYVNLYYADDGSIVSDTELQAWWEEIRTVGHGDKKDEPWWPVLKTKLDLIDIVTTIAWTTSGHHAAVNFGQFSFAGYFPNRPTIARNNMPSEDPSDAEWELFLEKPEVIMLKCFPSQIQATTVMTVLDILSNHSPDEEYLGETVEPAWEEEPLVKAAFEKFRGKLIELEGIIDARNADRTRRNRNGAGIVPYELLKPSSEPGVTGKGVPYSISI from the exons ATGCTTATGCAACAAGTTCATGTATCAAATCCAAGTTCATCTTGTCTCATCCTTCAAAAGCCATGCCTCCGTGACATTACTCACCCTTCTTTTCAGCTTTGGTCAAGGCCATCATCGTTCCCAAACCAAAGGAAGCAAAAAAGGGTTTCTTATGGATGCAGGAGTAATGGCAACAAAATCAAAGCTGTGGCTGTGACTGAAGCTGAAAACAAATCAGTGAAAGTTAAAGCCACAATCACTGTTCAGCCAACCGTTGGTGGGATTTTCTCAGAAATGGCtatagagagagggttggatgATATAAAGGATTTGCTAGGTCAGTCAATTCTCTTGGAGCTTGCTAGCACTGAGCTTGATCCCA AGACGAAATTAGAGAAGGAAACTATCAAAGATTATGCCCACAGTAAGCATCGATCAGCACAAGAGGTTAAATACGAGGGTGAATTTGAAGTGCCAGACAACTTTGGAGAAGTTGGGGCCATTTTTGTGACGAATGAGCATCACAGGGAAATGTTCATCAAAGACATTGTCTTGGATGGTTTCCTCTTGGGTCCTGTTAAATTTACCTGCGAATCTTGGGTTCACTCCAAGTATGATAACCCTGCTAAGAGAGTGTTTTTCTCCAACAAG TCATATTTGCCATCTGAAACACCAGAAGGAGTGAAGAGGTTAAGAGAAGAGGAGCTAGAACAGTTACGTGGCAATGGGCAAGGTGAACGCAAGAGCTTTGAGAGAATATACGATTACGATGTGTACAATGATCTTGGAGATCCTGATAGCAGCGACGACCTCAAGAGACCCGTTCTTGGTGGCAATCAACATCCATACCCAAGGCGTTGCAGAACAGGAAGGCCTCGTTGCGACAAAG ATCCATTATCGGAGAAAAGAAGTAGTACGGTTTACGTGCCTAGAGACGAAAGCTTCTCGGAAGTGAAGCAACTAACGTTTTCGACAAAGACGTTATCGTCGGGGTTGAAAGCGCTCGTGCCGGCGCTGAAGACATTGATAGTTGACAAGAATCTAGGGTTTCCTGTGTTCTCGGCCATAGATGACCTTTTCGATGAAGGCCTTTACTTGCCTCCTCTAAAAGGTATCAGGAGTATCTTGCCCAGGCTCGTTAGGCATATTAAGGATATTCAGGAAGACATTCTCCTTTTTGATCCTCCCGCAACAATGAACA AGGACAGATTTTTCTGGTTAAGGGACGAAGAATTTGGAAGACAGACTCTCGCGGGTCTTAACCCTTGCTGCATCCAATTGGTCACG GAATGGCCATTGAAAAGCAAACTTGATCCCGAAATTTATGGCCCTGCGGAATCAGCCATCACTACCGAAATAGTTGAGCGGGAAATAAGAGGGTTCAATACGGTGGAAGAG GCCATAAAACAGAAGAAACTGTTCATCCTGGACTACCACGATTTGTTGTTGCCATTAGTAAAGGATGTGAGAGAACTTGAAGGCACAACGCTATATGGATCAAGGGCATTGTTCTTCCTAACCCGCGAAGGCACATTGAGACCTCTGGCTATTGAGCTGACTCGGCCACCAATGGACGGAAAACCGCAATGGAAGGAAGTCTTCACGCCTTGCTGGCACTCAACTGGTGTCTGGCTTTGGAGGCTAGCCAAACTTCATATCCTCGCCCATGACTCTGGTTACCATCAACTTGTTAGTCACTG GCTACGAACTCACTGTGCAACAGAGCCTTACATCCTTGCAACAAACAGGCAACTGAGTGCAATGCACCCAATCTACAGACTACTGCATCCCCATTTCCGTTACACCATGGAAATCAACGCGCTTGCTCGCGAGGCCCTGATAAACGGCGACGGAATAATCGAAAGCAGTTTCTCTCCGGGGAAGCACTCCATCCTCTTAAGCTCAATCGCCTACGACCAACAATGGCAATTCGACCTGCAATCCCTCCCAAAGGACCTCATCAGCAGAGGCATGGCCGTGGAGGACCCCACCGCACCCCACGGCCTCAAGCTAATCATCGAAGACTACCCTTACGCCAACGACGGCCTCGTCCTCTGGGACGCCCTCAAAACCTGGTTCACCGAATACGTGAACCTCTACTACGCCGACGATGGTTCTATAGTGTCGGACACTGAGCTCCAAGCCTGGTGGGAAGAGATCAGAACCGTTGGACACGGGGATAAAAAAGACGAACCTTGGTGGCCTGTCTTAAAAACAAAGTTAGATTTGATTGACATTGTGACAACAATTGCGTGGACGACTTCCGGCCACCACGCGGCTGTGAACTTCGGACAATTCTCCTTTGCGGGGTATTTCCCAAACAGACCCACCATTGCAAGAAACAACATGCCCTCGGAGGACCCTTCGGACGCCGAATGGGAGCTGTTCTTGGAGAAGCCGGAGGTGATTATGCTGAAGTGCTTCCCGTCGCAGATTCAGGCCACCACCGTGATGACGGTGCTGGACATTCTGTCAAACCACTCGCCGGACGAGGAGTATCTCGGGGAGACAGTGGAGCCGGCGTGGGAGGAGGAGCCGCTTGTGAAGGCCGCGTTTGAGAAGTTTAGAGGGAAGTTGATTGAGCTTGAAGGGATTATCGACGCCAGGAATGCGGATAGGACCAGGAGGAACCGGAACGGTGCCGGGATTGTGCCCTATGAACTTCTCAAGCCTTCTTCGGAGCCTGGTGTCACAGGAAAGGGAGTTCCTTATAGCATCTCTATTTGA